The proteins below come from a single bacterium genomic window:
- a CDS encoding ABC-three component system middle component 6, which produces MILPNKHIQISNSILNLGAILLDNITANQTVSLLWDKVRELSEVRNFERFSLGLDLLFILGIVELKDGIIRRVEK; this is translated from the coding sequence ATGATACTCCCAAACAAGCATATTCAAATATCAAACTCTATATTAAATCTGGGGGCAATTCTATTAGACAATATTACAGCAAATCAAACTGTCAGTCTACTCTGGGACAAAGTAAGGGAATTATCTGAGGTAAGAAATTTTGAAAGATTTAGTTTGGGGTTAGATTTATTATTCATTTTAGGTATTGTTGAATTGAAAGATGGAATAATTAGGAGGGTTGAAAAATGA
- a CDS encoding ABC-three component system protein produces the protein MAHIEGEKPGSARYNPDMTERERSSYSNRIVLCRNHHKIVDDQPQEYSVQRLKEMKNKHEEWIEDSTEKEILNITFAELSIVTKYLISDQSEPPDRYDIIPPKDKIKKNMLSSRIERSIVSGMTQVKQVADFINKVPDIEFSDRLKAGFVNEYNKLKNIDGFMGDDLFDALVGFASGESSDFKQKAAGLAVLVYLFEKCEVFEQ, from the coding sequence ATGGCTCATATTGAGGGTGAGAAACCAGGTTCAGCAAGATATAATCCTGATATGACTGAGAGAGAAAGGAGTTCGTATTCCAATCGTATTGTACTTTGTAGAAATCATCATAAAATAGTAGATGATCAACCACAAGAATATTCTGTTCAAAGATTGAAAGAGATGAAAAATAAACATGAAGAATGGATTGAAGATTCTACCGAAAAAGAAATTTTAAATATTACTTTTGCAGAATTGAGTATTGTCACAAAATATCTCATTTCTGATCAATCAGAGCCGCCTGATAGATACGACATTATACCGCCTAAGGATAAAATAAAGAAAAATATGTTATCTTCAAGAATTGAACGGTCAATAGTGAGTGGGATGACACAAGTAAAGCAAGTAGCTGATTTCATTAATAAAGTTCCAGATATTGAATTCAGTGATAGACTTAAAGCAGGCTTTGTAAACGAATATAATAAATTGAAAAACATTGATGGATTTATGGGTGATGATTTATTCGATGCCCTTGTAGGTTTTGCTTCAGGAGAATCTAGTGATTTTAAACAGAAAGCTGCAGGATTAGCAGTTTTGGTATACTTATTTGAGAAATGTGAGGTGTTTGAACAATGA